One window from the genome of Hippopotamus amphibius kiboko isolate mHipAmp2 chromosome 13, mHipAmp2.hap2, whole genome shotgun sequence encodes:
- the SGMS2 gene encoding phosphatidylcholine:ceramide cholinephosphotransferase 2 isoform X2, with product MYVTTLPVPGMHFQCAPKLNGDSQAKVQRILRLISGGGLSITGSHILCGDFLFSGHTVVLTLTYLFIKEYSPRHFWWYHLICWLLSAAGIICILVAHEHYTVDVIVAYYITTRLFWWYHSMANEKNLKVSSQTNFLSRAWWFPIFYFFEKNVQGSIPCCFSWPLSWPPGCFKSSCKKYSRVQKIGEDNEKST from the exons ATGTATGTCACTACTCTCCCTGTGCCTGGAATGCATTTCCAGTGTGCTCCAAAG CTCAACGGAGACTCTCAGGCAAAAGTACAGCGGATTCTACGGTTGATTTCTGGGGGCGGGTTGTCCATAACTGGATCACACATCCTGTGTGGAGACTTCCTCTTCAGCGGTCACACAGTTGTGCTGACACTGACCTACTTGTTCATCAAAGAAT ATTCGCCGCGTCACTTCTGGTGGTATCACTTAATCTGCTGGCTGCTGAGCGCTGCCGGAATCATCTGCATTCTTGTAGCACACGAACACTATACTGTCGATGTGATCGTTGCTTATTATATCACAACACGGCTCTTTTGGTGGTACCATTCCATGGCCAATGAAAAG AACTTGAAGGTGTCTTCACAGACTAATTTCTTGTCTCGAGCATGGTGGTtccccatcttttatttttttgagaaaaacgTACAAGGCTCAATTCCTTGCTGCTTCTCTTGGCCACTGTCCTGGCCTCCTGGCTGCTTTAAATCATCTTGCAAGAAGTACTCACGGGTTCAGAAGATCGGTGAAGATAATGAGAAATCTACCTGA